A genome region from Ottowia testudinis includes the following:
- a CDS encoding VOC family protein produces MQLGYTILYVDDVGAALAFYERAFGFATRFAHESGDWGELDTGATTLAFCSRALLRQQGKTPAAPNPDSPSAEIALVADDVPGALARALQAGASLKQPVEHMPWGQTVAYVADPEGFWVELCTPVSLAA; encoded by the coding sequence ATGCAACTGGGCTACACCATTCTTTATGTCGATGACGTGGGCGCCGCACTGGCGTTTTATGAGCGCGCATTCGGGTTCGCCACCCGGTTCGCCCACGAATCGGGCGATTGGGGCGAGCTGGACACCGGCGCCACCACCTTGGCCTTCTGCTCGCGCGCGCTGTTGCGCCAGCAAGGAAAAACCCCCGCGGCACCGAACCCAGATTCACCCAGTGCCGAAATCGCGCTGGTCGCGGATGACGTGCCCGGCGCTTTGGCCCGTGCGCTGCAAGCCGGTGCCAGCCTGAAGCAGCCCGTCGAACACATGCCCTGGGGTCAGACCGTGGCTTATGTGGCCGACCCGGAGGGTTTTTGGGTTGAGTTGTGCACGCCTGTCAGCCTAGCGGCGTGA
- a CDS encoding helix-turn-helix domain-containing protein, translated as MLAPWAMLESKQAAHWIAPDGCRDLIWWQPPGQRPRWKLTALADSAETVRAPLGTQYRGWRLLPGTMIDECHLLNRLTSCDEGRTDDAIAALTDATHIDPHVHETLAILARSLSVRAAVRTAGLGERTLERLTRQATGRTPTYWLALARVRRAAQSLSERDYDLGVRRPGCGLGWDARRDSQAMARAIDKNRNAAARPRPRPDARDGIVDTFSGDGTLAELAHAHGYADQAHMTRAFRRWFGLSPARLRASGDGMSAVRSSGYGDVTPLG; from the coding sequence GTGCTCGCGCCCTGGGCCATGCTGGAGAGCAAGCAGGCGGCCCACTGGATCGCTCCCGATGGCTGCCGCGACCTGATCTGGTGGCAGCCGCCCGGTCAGCGCCCGCGCTGGAAGCTCACTGCCTTGGCGGACAGCGCGGAAACCGTGCGCGCGCCACTGGGCACCCAATACCGAGGCTGGCGTCTGCTGCCCGGCACCATGATCGATGAGTGCCATCTCTTGAACCGGCTGACAAGCTGTGATGAGGGCCGGACCGACGACGCCATCGCCGCCCTGACAGATGCCACGCATATCGACCCGCACGTGCACGAGACCTTGGCCATATTGGCCCGATCGCTCAGCGTGCGTGCCGCCGTGCGGACGGCAGGCCTGGGTGAGCGCACGCTCGAACGCCTGACGCGCCAAGCCACCGGCCGCACACCCACGTACTGGTTGGCACTGGCGCGGGTGCGGCGGGCGGCGCAGTCGCTTTCAGAACGTGACTACGATCTCGGCGTGAGGCGGCCGGGATGCGGATTGGGATGGGATGCCAGGCGCGATTCGCAGGCAATGGCTCGTGCCATTGACAAGAATCGCAACGCAGCAGCCCGCCCAAGACCGCGCCCGGACGCCCGCGACGGGATCGTAGACACGTTCTCAGGTGATGGGACTTTGGCGGAACTGGCGCACGCCCATGGCTATGCCGATCAGGCGCACATGACGCGCGCCTTTCGCCGCTGGTTCGGCCTGTCTCCCGCGCGCCTGCGCGCGTCGGGCGACGGCATGAGCGCCGTCCGTTCGTCTGGTTATGGCGATGTCACGCCGCTAGGCTGA
- a CDS encoding enoyl-CoA hydratase/isomerase family protein, with product MNAATPTDFVIAERTPGGLGLITLNRPQALNALSLEMIQALTASLRDWQHDAAIKAVAIRGMGKSGDGFAPFGAFCAGGDIRFFHEAALAGDAALGDFFTAEYTLNHLIHTYGKPYIAFMDGIVMGGGMGLCQGPSALAAPLGELTSASGKPPARQGAALRVVTERSKMAMPETRIGLFPDVGGGYFLSRLPGHLGEYLALTGHVLKGDEAVAAKLADGCVPSGQLEGIWQYLAGTAWSSGIAAQHWVASQFIAGSEDQISARGHIDHYFGLPAVRGIVTALEAADSDWARHTAAELRTRSPLMLHVTLEQVRRARHMDLADELRMERDLVHHCFHLREGAASETVEGIRALAVDKDHAPRWHPARIEDITPGMVAPFFVSPWAPPDHPLADL from the coding sequence ATGAACGCTGCGACCCCCACCGATTTCGTCATCGCCGAACGCACGCCCGGCGGCCTGGGCCTGATCACGCTCAACCGCCCGCAGGCGCTCAACGCCTTGTCGCTGGAGATGATCCAGGCACTCACCGCCAGCCTGCGCGACTGGCAGCACGATGCGGCCATCAAGGCGGTAGCTATCCGGGGCATGGGTAAGTCTGGCGATGGCTTCGCGCCGTTTGGCGCCTTCTGCGCTGGCGGCGACATCCGCTTTTTTCATGAAGCAGCGCTGGCGGGCGATGCGGCGCTGGGCGATTTCTTTACCGCCGAATACACGCTCAACCATCTGATCCACACCTACGGCAAGCCTTACATCGCCTTCATGGATGGCATTGTCATGGGCGGCGGCATGGGGCTTTGCCAAGGCCCTTCGGCCTTGGCAGCCCCGTTGGGCGAGCTCACAAGCGCCAGCGGCAAGCCGCCAGCGCGCCAGGGCGCCGCCCTGCGCGTGGTCACCGAGCGCAGCAAGATGGCCATGCCCGAAACCCGCATCGGCCTGTTCCCCGACGTCGGCGGCGGCTATTTCCTCAGCCGCCTGCCGGGCCACCTGGGTGAATACCTGGCGCTGACGGGGCACGTGCTGAAGGGCGATGAGGCCGTGGCCGCCAAGCTGGCCGACGGCTGCGTGCCTTCGGGGCAGCTTGAGGGCATCTGGCAGTACCTGGCCGGCACCGCGTGGTCCAGCGGCATCGCGGCGCAGCACTGGGTTGCTTCACAATTCATAGCGGGTAGCGAAGATCAGATCAGCGCAAGAGGGCATATCGACCATTATTTTGGTTTACCGGCCGTGCGCGGCATCGTGACCGCGCTTGAAGCCGCCGACAGCGACTGGGCGCGCCACACCGCTGCCGAGTTGCGCACGCGCTCGCCGCTGATGCTGCACGTGACGCTGGAGCAGGTGCGCCGCGCGCGCCACATGGATTTGGCGGATGAATTGCGCATGGAACGCGATCTGGTGCACCACTGCTTTCACCTGCGCGAAGGCGCCGCCAGCGAGACGGTGGAAGGCATTCGCGCCCTGGCCGTGGACAAGGACCACGCCCCGCGCTGGCACCCGGCGCGCATCGAGGACATCACGCCCGGCATGGTGGCGCCGTTCTTCGTCAGCCCCTGGGCGCCGCCAGATCATCCGCTGGCGGACTTGTGA
- a CDS encoding DMT family transporter — MVLAALLWSTAGVVTRQLQAAQGFEVTFWRSFFTVLSLAVILPLWQGPGVFARFPWRRRAFWLAGVCWATMFTAFMVALTMTGVARVLITMAAGPLLTALLSRVVTGHRLPARTWAAIVAGGIGMAWMFAGQLGGAVTGREWLGSIVALAVPVAAAVQWTVAQRSQAQGEPIDLVPAVLLGGVISSAITLPLAWPFQASGGDLCWLGFLGLTQLAIPCVLAVLAARVLPAAEVSLLGLLEIVFGIALVWLIAGEAPQPEVLAGGTLVIGALLSNELLGWHAARRPAAPIRPA; from the coding sequence ATGGTGCTGGCCGCGCTGCTGTGGTCCACCGCCGGTGTGGTCACGCGCCAGTTGCAGGCGGCGCAGGGTTTCGAGGTCACCTTCTGGCGCAGCTTTTTCACCGTGCTGTCGCTCGCCGTCATCCTGCCGCTGTGGCAGGGGCCGGGCGTGTTCGCGCGCTTTCCGTGGCGGCGGCGCGCCTTCTGGCTGGCCGGTGTGTGCTGGGCCACCATGTTCACCGCCTTCATGGTGGCGCTGACGATGACCGGCGTGGCGCGCGTGCTCATCACCATGGCAGCGGGCCCGCTGCTGACGGCGCTGCTCTCGCGCGTGGTCACCGGGCACCGGCTGCCGGCGCGCACCTGGGCCGCCATCGTGGCCGGGGGCATCGGCATGGCGTGGATGTTTGCCGGCCAGCTGGGCGGCGCGGTGACGGGGCGTGAGTGGCTGGGCTCCATCGTCGCGCTGGCCGTGCCCGTGGCCGCCGCCGTGCAGTGGACGGTGGCGCAGCGCAGCCAGGCGCAGGGCGAACCCATCGACCTGGTTCCGGCGGTGCTGCTGGGCGGCGTGATCTCCAGCGCCATCACCTTGCCGCTGGCGTGGCCGTTTCAGGCCAGCGGCGGCGATCTGTGCTGGCTGGGGTTTCTGGGCCTGACGCAGCTGGCGATTCCGTGCGTGCTGGCGGTGCTGGCGGCGCGCGTGCTGCCCGCGGCCGAGGTGTCGCTGCTCGGGCTGCTGGAGATCGTGTTCGGCATCGCCCTGGTCTGGCTGATCGCGGGCGAGGCACCGCAGCCCGAGGTGCTGGCGGGCGGCACCTTGGTGATCGGCGCGCTGCTGAGCAACGAGCTGCTGGGCTGGCATGCGGCGCGCCGGCCGGCGGCGCCCATCAGGCCGGCCTGA
- the typA gene encoding translational GTPase TypA, which produces MTQQIRNIAIIAHVDHGKTTMVDQLLRQSGTFASHEKVVDTVMDNNAIERERGITILAKNCAVSWNGTHINILDTPGHADFGGEVERALSMVDGVVLLIDAQEGPMPQTRFVTKKALALGLKPIVVVNKVDKPGARPDYVINAAFELFDKLGASEEQLDFPVVYASGINGWSSLTEGGQGEQWGPDMSALFETILKHVPAHQGDPKAPLQLQISAIDFSTFVGRIGVGRVNAGTLKPGMEVLVAEGTDGKTFKGKVNQVLTFQGLDRVQVTEAGPGEIALVNGIADIGIGVTLTDPANPRPLPMLHVDEPTLTMNFSVNTSPLAGREGKFVTSRQIWDRLQKELQSNMALRVKETDEDGVFEVSGRGELHLTILLENMRREGYELAVGKPRVVFREVNGERHEPIELVTADIEENHQGGVMQALGERRGDLVNMEPDGRGRVRLEYRIPARGLIGFSNEFLNLTRGTGLISNIFDSYEPYRGEIGGRKNGVLISMDDGEIFTYALGKLDDRGRMFVRPNDPVYEGMIVGIHSRDNDLVVNATRTKQLTNFRVSGKEDAIKITPPIQLTLEYGVEFIEDDELVEITPKSIRLRKRFLKEHERKRASREAG; this is translated from the coding sequence ATGACCCAGCAAATCCGCAACATCGCCATCATCGCCCACGTCGACCACGGCAAAACCACCATGGTCGACCAGCTCCTGCGCCAATCCGGCACCTTCGCCAGCCACGAAAAAGTGGTCGACACCGTGATGGACAACAACGCCATCGAGCGCGAGCGCGGCATCACCATCCTGGCCAAGAACTGCGCCGTGTCGTGGAACGGCACGCACATCAACATCCTCGACACCCCCGGCCACGCCGACTTCGGCGGCGAGGTGGAGCGGGCGCTGTCCATGGTCGACGGCGTGGTGCTGCTGATCGACGCGCAGGAAGGCCCCATGCCGCAGACGCGCTTTGTCACCAAGAAGGCGCTGGCGCTGGGCCTGAAACCCATCGTGGTCGTCAACAAGGTCGACAAGCCCGGCGCGCGGCCCGATTACGTGATCAACGCCGCCTTTGAGCTGTTCGACAAGCTGGGTGCCAGCGAAGAGCAGCTGGATTTCCCCGTGGTCTACGCCTCCGGCATCAACGGCTGGAGTTCGCTGACCGAAGGCGGGCAGGGCGAGCAGTGGGGGCCTGACATGTCGGCGCTGTTCGAGACCATCCTCAAGCACGTGCCGGCACACCAGGGCGACCCGAAGGCGCCGCTGCAGCTGCAAATCTCGGCCATCGACTTCTCGACCTTCGTCGGTCGCATCGGCGTCGGCCGCGTCAACGCCGGCACCCTCAAGCCGGGCATGGAAGTGCTGGTGGCCGAAGGCACCGACGGCAAGACCTTCAAGGGCAAGGTCAACCAGGTGTTGACCTTTCAGGGCCTCGACCGCGTGCAGGTGACCGAAGCCGGCCCAGGCGAGATCGCGCTGGTCAACGGCATTGCCGACATTGGCATCGGCGTCACACTGACCGATCCTGCCAACCCGCGGCCGTTGCCCATGCTGCACGTGGACGAGCCCACGCTGACGATGAACTTCAGCGTCAACACCAGCCCCTTGGCCGGGCGTGAGGGCAAGTTCGTCACCAGCCGCCAGATCTGGGACCGGCTGCAGAAGGAGCTGCAATCCAACATGGCCCTGCGCGTGAAAGAGACCGACGAAGACGGCGTGTTCGAAGTCTCCGGCCGGGGCGAATTGCACCTGACCATCCTGCTGGAGAACATGCGCCGCGAAGGCTACGAGCTGGCCGTGGGCAAACCGCGCGTGGTGTTTCGCGAAGTGAATGGCGAGCGCCACGAGCCGATCGAGCTGGTCACCGCCGACATCGAGGAAAACCACCAGGGCGGCGTGATGCAGGCCCTGGGCGAGCGGCGCGGCGACCTGGTCAACATGGAGCCCGATGGCCGCGGCCGCGTGCGGCTCGAATACCGCATTCCGGCGCGCGGGCTGATTGGCTTTTCCAACGAATTCCTCAACCTGACGCGCGGCACCGGCCTCATCAGCAACATCTTCGACAGCTACGAGCCGTACCGTGGCGAGATCGGCGGACGCAAGAACGGCGTGCTGATCAGCATGGACGATGGCGAGATCTTCACCTACGCCCTGGGCAAGCTCGACGACCGCGGCCGCATGTTCGTGCGCCCCAACGACCCGGTGTACGAAGGCATGATCGTCGGCATCCACAGCCGCGACAACGACCTGGTGGTCAACGCCACGCGCACCAAGCAGCTCACCAACTTCCGCGTCAGCGGCAAGGAAGACGCCATCAAGATCACGCCACCGATCCAGCTCACGCTGGAATATGGGGTGGAATTCATCGAAGACGACGAGCTGGTGGAAATCACGCCCAAGAGCATCCGCCTGCGCAAGCGCTTCTTGAAGGAGCACGAGCGCAAGCGCGCCAGCCGCGAAGCGGGTTGA
- the truB gene encoding tRNA pseudouridine(55) synthase TruB: MTATPRARVQRRPVHGVLLLDKPLGLSSNQALQKAKWLLRAEKAGHTGTLDPLATGVLPLCFGAATKFSALHLDADKTYEATLQLGVTTTTGDAEGEVIERRAVPAITPEQLESVRQRFLGRITQVPPMHSALKKDGKALYEYARAGIEVERAPREVEIHALNLALAPEEQAQAAIKIEVTCSKGTYIRTLGEDIGQALGCGGHLTRLRRTATGPFTAVQCTTLAALEALDDRQRLSLLKPPEALLPDHTSVTLSPDDAARFLTGLRRRGDWPDADQVIVFGDQPRALLGSAHIKAGELIPSRLLSPIEIRQILQAADARPLTSEVTA, encoded by the coding sequence ATGACCGCCACACCTCGTGCACGGGTGCAGCGGCGCCCGGTGCATGGGGTGTTGCTGCTCGATAAACCGCTGGGCCTGTCCAGCAACCAGGCGCTGCAAAAAGCCAAGTGGCTGCTGCGGGCCGAAAAAGCCGGCCACACCGGCACGCTCGATCCGCTGGCCACCGGCGTACTGCCGCTGTGCTTTGGCGCCGCCACCAAGTTCAGCGCGCTGCACCTGGATGCCGACAAAACGTACGAAGCCACGCTGCAACTTGGCGTGACAACGACCACCGGTGACGCCGAAGGAGAGGTCATCGAGCGCCGCGCGGTGCCCGCGATCACGCCCGAGCAGCTTGAATCGGTGCGCCAGCGTTTTCTGGGCCGCATCACGCAGGTGCCGCCGATGCACAGCGCGCTCAAGAAGGACGGCAAGGCGCTGTACGAATACGCCCGCGCCGGCATCGAGGTCGAGCGGGCGCCGCGCGAAGTCGAAATTCATGCATTGAATCTGGCTCTGGCGCCCGAGGAGCAAGCGCAAGCAGCTATCAAAATAGAAGTAACTTGCAGCAAAGGCACCTACATCCGCACGCTGGGCGAAGACATCGGCCAAGCCCTGGGCTGTGGCGGCCACCTGACGCGCCTGCGCCGCACCGCCACCGGGCCCTTCACCGCCGTGCAATGCACCACGCTGGCTGCGCTGGAAGCGCTGGACGATCGGCAGCGCCTGTCTCTGCTGAAGCCGCCCGAAGCCCTGCTGCCCGATCACACCTCCGTCACGCTCAGCCCCGATGATGCGGCCCGGTTCCTCACCGGCCTGCGCCGCCGCGGCGACTGGCCGGATGCCGATCAGGTGATCGTCTTTGGCGACCAACCCCGCGCGTTGCTCGGCAGCGCGCACATCAAGGCGGGCGAGCTGATTCCGTCGCGCCTGCTCAGTCCCATCGAAATCCGTCAAATCCTCCAGGCCGCCGACGCGCGGCCGCTTACCTCAGAAGTCACCGCATGA
- the rbfA gene encoding 30S ribosome-binding factor RbfA has protein sequence MPKRRSTPNRSFKVADQIQRDLAELIARELKDPRVGMVTLNAVEVTPDYAHAKVYFSLLTGDPEETAAGLNAAAGFLRAGLFKRLHIHTVPTLHFIFDRTTERAADMNALIAKAVASRSKEESSP, from the coding sequence ATGCCCAAACGCCGCTCCACCCCCAACCGCAGCTTCAAGGTGGCCGACCAGATCCAGCGCGATCTGGCGGAGCTGATCGCGCGCGAGTTGAAGGACCCGCGCGTGGGCATGGTCACGCTCAACGCGGTCGAGGTCACGCCCGACTATGCGCACGCCAAGGTGTATTTCAGCCTGCTCACCGGTGATCCGGAAGAAACGGCGGCCGGCCTGAACGCGGCGGCGGGCTTCCTGCGCGCCGGTTTGTTCAAGCGCCTGCACATCCACACCGTGCCCACGCTGCACTTCATCTTCGACCGCACCACCGAACGCGCGGCCGACATGAATGCCCTCATCGCCAAGGCGGTGGCTTCGCGCTCGAAAGAAGAAAGCTCGCCATGA
- the infB gene encoding translation initiation factor IF-2 yields MTNTTVADLANELKRPTDALLEQLQAAGVPKKSASDALTDSDKQKLLNYLQASHGTETSPRRKITLTKKTTSEIKQADATGRARTIQVEVRKKRTFIKREEEPAPAPAAAPVAPAPAPVVAPVIDAAELARREEESRRHAELLRRQEEDAAERRRQREQPAAEPAAAPAPETAAPPPAVAAAAVAVPETPAPAASPAAEPAPAVTEEKPAPAPQPEPAVAAAPSPEDEAARAREQEESRRKALAEAEAIRAMMSAPRKVLVAKRPEEKKNDAKGTLHKPAGTAAKTGTATPSANKEVKSAKLSSSWAGDPAKKKGIPTRGDSSGGVGRGGGGWRGGPRGRRGERDRGDDRMAAQAPVEHRVLEVHVPETITVAELAHKMAIKASEVIKALMKMGQMVTINQPLDQDTAMIVVEEMGHTALVAALDDPEAFTDDEVQASSAEALPRPPVVTVMGHVDHGKTSLLDYIRRAKVAAGEAGGITQHIGAYHVQTPRGVVSFLDTPGHEAFTAMRARGAQATDIVILVVAADDGVMPQTKEAVKHAKAAGVPIVVAITKSDKPDGNPERIKSELAGEEVVPEEFGGDAPFVAVSSKTGQGIDELLEQVLLQAEVLELKAPVDAAAKGIVIEASLDKGRGPVATVLVQSGTLKIGDVVLAGQTSGRVRAMLDENGKPTKSAGPSIPVEIQGLTEVPQAGDDFMVMADERRAREIATYRAGKFRNTKLARQQAAKLENMFTDMTAGEVKHLPIIIKADVQGSQEALGQSLLKLSNDEVKVQLVYSGVGGISESDINLAIASKALVIGFNVRADVGARKLAEGNDVAIHYYSIIYDAVDELKTAMSGMLAPERREEIIGSAEIRTVFVASKIGTVAGSYVTGGVVRRDAHFRLLRDNVVIYTGEIESVKRIKDDVREVKEGFECGIKLKNYNDIREGDHLEVFEIKEIARTL; encoded by the coding sequence ATGACGAACACCACCGTTGCCGATTTAGCGAATGAACTCAAACGCCCCACCGACGCACTGCTTGAGCAGCTGCAGGCCGCTGGCGTGCCCAAGAAATCCGCGTCCGACGCGCTGACCGACAGCGACAAGCAAAAACTTTTGAACTACCTGCAAGCCAGCCACGGCACCGAGACCTCGCCACGCCGCAAGATCACGCTCACCAAGAAGACCACCAGCGAGATCAAGCAGGCCGATGCGACCGGCAGGGCACGCACCATCCAGGTCGAGGTGCGTAAGAAGCGAACCTTCATCAAGCGCGAAGAGGAGCCGGCGCCGGCGCCTGCCGCCGCGCCCGTTGCACCCGCACCGGCGCCCGTGGTAGCCCCGGTGATCGACGCAGCCGAGCTGGCCCGTCGCGAAGAAGAATCGCGCCGCCACGCCGAGCTGCTGCGCCGCCAGGAAGAAGACGCGGCCGAGCGCCGCCGCCAACGCGAGCAGCCAGCGGCCGAGCCTGCCGCCGCGCCCGCGCCTGAAACAGCCGCGCCGCCGCCCGCCGTTGCCGCTGCCGCTGTGGCCGTGCCTGAAACCCCGGCACCGGCCGCCAGCCCCGCAGCCGAACCCGCGCCCGCCGTGACCGAGGAGAAGCCGGCACCTGCGCCACAGCCCGAGCCCGCCGTGGCCGCCGCGCCGAGCCCCGAGGACGAGGCCGCCCGCGCCCGCGAGCAGGAAGAAAGCCGCCGCAAGGCCCTGGCCGAGGCCGAGGCCATCCGCGCCATGATGAGCGCGCCGCGCAAGGTGCTCGTGGCCAAGCGGCCTGAAGAAAAAAAGAACGATGCCAAGGGCACGCTGCACAAGCCCGCTGGCACCGCTGCCAAGACCGGCACCGCCACGCCCAGCGCCAACAAGGAAGTCAAGTCCGCCAAGCTGTCGTCCAGCTGGGCTGGTGATCCGGCCAAGAAGAAGGGCATTCCGACGCGGGGCGATTCCAGCGGCGGCGTTGGCCGTGGCGGTGGCGGCTGGCGCGGTGGCCCACGCGGCCGCCGTGGCGAGCGTGACCGTGGCGACGACCGCATGGCGGCGCAGGCGCCGGTCGAACACCGCGTGCTCGAAGTCCACGTGCCCGAAACCATCACCGTGGCCGAGCTGGCGCACAAGATGGCGATCAAGGCGTCCGAGGTCATCAAGGCGCTGATGAAGATGGGCCAGATGGTCACCATCAACCAGCCGCTGGACCAGGACACGGCCATGATCGTGGTCGAGGAAATGGGCCACACCGCCCTGGTGGCGGCGCTGGACGACCCGGAAGCCTTTACCGACGACGAAGTGCAGGCATCGTCGGCCGAGGCGCTGCCGCGCCCGCCGGTGGTCACCGTCATGGGCCACGTCGACCACGGCAAGACCTCGCTGCTCGACTACATCCGCCGCGCCAAGGTGGCGGCGGGCGAGGCCGGCGGCATCACGCAGCACATCGGCGCCTACCACGTGCAAACGCCGCGCGGTGTGGTGTCGTTCCTTGACACGCCGGGCCACGAGGCCTTCACGGCCATGCGCGCCCGCGGTGCGCAGGCCACCGACATCGTCATCCTGGTGGTGGCGGCCGACGACGGCGTCATGCCGCAGACCAAGGAGGCGGTCAAGCACGCCAAGGCGGCGGGGGTGCCGATCGTGGTGGCCATCACCAAGTCCGACAAGCCCGATGGCAACCCCGAGCGCATCAAGAGCGAGCTGGCGGGCGAAGAGGTGGTGCCCGAGGAGTTCGGTGGCGACGCGCCCTTCGTGGCGGTGTCGAGCAAGACCGGCCAGGGCATCGACGAGCTGCTGGAGCAGGTGTTGCTGCAGGCCGAGGTGCTGGAGCTGAAGGCGCCGGTCGACGCCGCCGCCAAGGGCATCGTCATCGAAGCCAGCCTGGACAAGGGCCGTGGCCCGGTGGCCACCGTGCTGGTGCAGTCCGGCACGCTGAAGATCGGCGACGTGGTGCTGGCGGGCCAGACCAGCGGCCGCGTGCGCGCCATGCTGGACGAAAACGGCAAGCCGACCAAGTCGGCCGGCCCATCGATTCCGGTCGAAATCCAGGGCCTGACCGAAGTGCCGCAGGCCGGCGACGACTTCATGGTGATGGCCGACGAGCGCCGGGCGCGCGAAATCGCCACCTACCGCGCCGGCAAGTTCCGCAACACCAAGCTGGCGCGCCAGCAAGCCGCCAAGCTGGAGAACATGTTCACCGACATGACGGCGGGCGAGGTCAAGCACCTGCCCATCATCATCAAGGCCGACGTGCAGGGCTCGCAAGAGGCGCTGGGGCAGTCGCTGCTCAAGCTGTCCAACGACGAGGTCAAGGTGCAGCTGGTGTACTCAGGTGTTGGTGGCATCAGCGAATCCGACATCAACCTGGCGATTGCTTCGAAGGCCCTGGTCATCGGCTTCAACGTGCGGGCCGACGTGGGCGCGCGCAAGCTGGCCGAGGGCAATGACGTCGCGATTCACTACTACAGCATCATCTACGACGCGGTGGATGAGCTGAAGACCGCCATGTCCGGCATGCTGGCGCCCGAGCGCCGCGAAGAGATCATCGGCAGCGCCGAGATCCGCACCGTGTTCGTGGCCAGCAAGATCGGCACCGTGGCGGGCTCCTACGTCACCGGCGGCGTGGTGCGGCGCGATGCGCACTTCCGCCTGCTGCGCGACAACGTCGTCATCTACACCGGCGAGATCGAGTCGGTCAAGCGCATCAAGGACGATGTGCGCGAGGTCAAGGAAGGCTTCGAGTGCGGTATCAAGCTCAAGAACTACAACGACATCCGCGAGGGTGATCACCTGGAGGTCTTCGAGATCAAGGAGATCGCGCGCACGCTTTGA
- the nusA gene encoding transcription termination factor NusA — protein MNRELLMLVEAISREKNVERDVVFGAVEAALAQAAKKLYEGEVDLRVAIDRDTGEYETFRRWHVVPDEAGLQLPDQEILLFEAKEQIPDVEVDEYIEEAVESVPIGRIGAMAAKQVILQKIRDAEREMLLNDFMSRGEKIFTGTVKRMDKGDILVESGRVEGRLRRSEMIPKENLRNGDRVRAMIMEVDLTLRGAPILLSRSAPEFMIELFRNEVPEIEQGLLEIKSCARDPGSRAKIAVVSHDKRVDPIGTCVGVRGTRVNAVTNELAGERVDIVLWSEDPAQFVIGALAPANVSSIVVDEEKHAMDVVVDEENLAIAIGRGGQNVRLASDLTGWKINIMDADESAQKEAEETGSIRELFMEKLDVDQEIADILIEEGFTNLEEVAYVPIQEMLDIESFDEDTVNELRARAKDALLTMEIALEESVGAMSQDLRDLEGLTPELITQLAGAGVQTRDDLADLAVDELTEITGQSEEDAKALILKAREHWFVDQE, from the coding sequence ATGAATCGCGAATTGTTGATGCTGGTCGAAGCCATCTCGCGCGAGAAAAACGTCGAGCGTGACGTGGTGTTCGGTGCCGTGGAGGCGGCGCTGGCGCAGGCCGCCAAGAAGCTGTATGAGGGCGAGGTAGATCTGCGCGTGGCGATTGATCGCGACACCGGCGAATACGAAACCTTCCGCCGTTGGCATGTGGTGCCGGACGAAGCGGGCCTGCAGTTGCCTGACCAGGAAATTCTGCTGTTCGAGGCGAAGGAGCAGATTCCCGACGTCGAGGTCGACGAATACATCGAAGAAGCTGTTGAGTCCGTGCCCATCGGCCGCATTGGCGCCATGGCGGCCAAGCAGGTGATCTTGCAGAAAATCCGCGACGCCGAGCGAGAAATGCTGCTCAACGACTTCATGAGCCGGGGCGAGAAGATTTTCACCGGCACAGTCAAGCGCATGGACAAGGGTGACATCCTGGTCGAATCCGGCCGGGTGGAGGGCCGTTTGCGCCGCAGCGAGATGATCCCCAAGGAAAACCTGCGCAATGGCGACCGCGTGCGCGCCATGATCATGGAGGTCGACCTGACGCTGCGCGGTGCGCCGATTTTGCTGTCGCGTTCGGCGCCCGAGTTCATGATCGAGCTGTTCCGCAACGAAGTGCCCGAGATCGAGCAGGGTTTGCTCGAGATCAAGAGCTGCGCGCGCGACCCCGGCAGCCGTGCCAAGATCGCCGTTGTCAGCCACGACAAACGGGTCGATCCGATTGGCACTTGCGTCGGCGTGCGTGGCACGCGCGTCAACGCCGTCACCAACGAACTGGCGGGCGAGCGCGTCGACATCGTTCTGTGGTCCGAGGACCCGGCGCAATTCGTCATTGGCGCGCTGGCGCCCGCCAACGTGTCGTCCATCGTCGTCGATGAAGAAAAACATGCCATGGACGTGGTGGTGGACGAGGAAAACCTGGCCATCGCCATTGGCCGCGGTGGCCAGAACGTGCGCCTGGCATCCGACCTGACCGGCTGGAAGATCAACATCATGGACGCCGACGAATCGGCCCAGAAAGAGGCCGAGGAAACCGGCTCCATCCGCGAGCTGTTCATGGAAAAGCTAGACGTCGACCAGGAGATCGCCGACATCCTGATCGAGGAAGGCTTCACCAACCTGGAGGAGGTGGCCTATGTGCCGATCCAGGAAATGCTGGACATCGAATCGTTCGACGAGGACACCGTCAACGAGTTGCGCGCGCGCGCCAAGGACGCCCTGTTGACGATGGAGATCGCGCTGGAGGAAAGCGTGGGCGCCATGTCGCAGGACCTGCGCGACCTGGAGGGCTTGACGCCCGAGCTCATCACCCAGCTCGCCGGCGCAGGCGTGCAAACGCGAGACGACTTGGCCGACCTCGCCGTGGATGAGTTGACCGAAATCACCGGGCAGTCCGAAGAGGATGCCAAAGCCCTGATCCTGAAAGCGCGCGAGCACTGGTTCGTGGATCAAGAGTAA